The Amaranthus tricolor cultivar Red isolate AtriRed21 chromosome 6, ASM2621246v1, whole genome shotgun sequence genome has a segment encoding these proteins:
- the LOC130814565 gene encoding protein NRT1/ PTR FAMILY 6.2, whose amino-acid sequence MAQTDEKMSLIVADALDYKGNPADRTKTGGWIPAALILGIEMCERLSTMGIAVNLVTYLTGTMHLPSSTSANVVTDFMGTSFLLCLLGGFLADSFLGRFRTVAIFPIIQALGTAMLAISTKLPQLRPPPCDPSKNIPCQTATQFQMGILYLALYLIALGTGGLKSSVSGFGSDQFDETDDKEKAQMTAFFSRFFFFISLGTLMAVTVLVWLQDEVGRSWAYGICSVSMGIAIIIFFCGTKRYRYKESMGSPIVHIFQVISAAVKKSRMKLPYDVNFLYEDTPEGQRVPHTQQFGCLDKAAIVAEGDFENMHGGSSAPIANPWKVCSVTKIEEVKMMARLLPVWATTIIFWTTYAQMITFSVEQASTMERSIGSFQIPAGSLTVFFVAAILLSLAIYDRVIVPIWNKWKGKPGFSSLQRIAIGLVMSTLGMAAAAMAEKKRLSVAKAVGRDTETLPISVYFLIPQFFLVGSGEAFIYTGQLDFFITQSPKSMKTMSTGLFLTTLSLGFFLSSFLVSVIKSVTANRNSEGWLADHINYGKLHYFYWLLTLLSLINFVVFMICAIWFKPPKKNGTNFMKVSNANDGSFDGDASKC is encoded by the exons atggctCAGACCGACGAAAAAATGAGTTTGATTGTTGCTGATGCCCTTGATTATAAGGGTAATCCTGCTGACCGCACAAAAACTGGTGGTTGGATTCCTGCCGCTCTTATTTTAG GCATTGAAATGTGTGAAAGGCTGTCAACAATGGGAATAGCAGTGAATCTTGTGACATATCTAACAGGGACTATGCATCTTCCAAGTTCAACCTCAGCAAATGTTGTCACTGATTTCATGGGCACTTCCTTTCTCCTCTGCTTACTTGGTGGCTTTTTAGCTGATTCCTTTCTAGGAAGATTCAGAACTGTTGCAATTTTTCCAATCATTCAAGCTCTG GGAACAGCAATGCTAGCAATCTCAACAAAACTACCACAACTTCGGCCACCCCCATGTGATCCAAGCAAGAACATACCATGCCAAAcagcaacacaatttcaaaTGGGAATCTTATACTTAGCTTTATACTTAATAGCATTAGGAACAGGAGGTTTAAAATCAAGTGTTTCAGGGTTTGGAAGTGATCAATTTGATGAAACAGATGACAAGGAAAAAGCACAAATGACAGCATTTTTCAGCAGATTTTTCTTCTTCATAAGTTTAGGGACATTAATGGCAGTAACAGTACTTGTTTGGTTACAAGATGAAGTGGGAAGAAGCTGGGCATATGGGATATGTTCAGTATCAATGGGAATAgctattataatatttttttgtgggACCAAAAGGTATAGATACAAGGAGAGTATGGGTAGTCCAATTGTTCATATCTTCCAAGTTATATCAGCTGCTGTTAAAAAATCAAGGATGAAATTGCCTTATGATGTCAACTTCTTGTATGAAGATACCCCTGAAGGACAAAGGGTTCCGCACACTCAACAATTTGG ATGCTTGGACAAGGCAGCCATAGTAGCAGAAGGTGATTTTGAGAACATGCATGGTGGTTCATCAGCTCCCATTGCAAACCCATGGAAGGTTTGTTCAGTAACCAAAATCGAAGAGGTTAAAATGATGGCAAGATTGCTACCTGTTTGGGCAACAACCATAATATTTTGGACAACTTATGCACAAATGATCACGTTCTCAGTTGAGCAAGCATCCACCATGGAAAGATCAATAGGAAGCTTCCAGATCCCAGCTGGCTCACTTACTGTCTTCTTTGTAGCAGCTATCCTTCTCAGTTTAGCCATCTATGACCGTGTTATTGTTCCTATTTGGAACAAATGGAAAGGCAAACCAG GGTTTAGCAGCTTGCAAAGAATAGCAATAGGGTTAGTCATGTCAACACTAGGAATGGCAGCAGCAGCAATGGCAGAAAAGAAAAGATTATCTGTAGCAAAAGCAGTAGGAAGAGATACAGAAACACTTCCAATAAGTGTTTACTTCTTAATACCACAATTCTTCCTTGTTGGTTCAGGGGAAGCCTTTATTTACACAGGACAACTTGATTTCTTCATCACACAATCACCCAAAAGCATGAAAACAATGAGCACTGGTCTTTTCCTTACAACACTTTCTCTTGGATTCTTCTTAAGCAGCTTCTTAGTATCTGTTATTAAGAGTGTTACGGCGAATCGAAACAGTGAAGGATGGCTTGCTGATCATATTAACTATGGAAAGCTTCATTACTTCTATTGGTTATTGACTTTACTAAGTTTGATCAACTTTGTTGTGTTCATGATTTGTGCTATTTGGTTTAAGCCTCCTAAGAAGAATGGTACTAATTTTATGAAGGTTTCTAATGCCAATGATGGGTCTTTTGATGGGGATGCGAGTAAGTGTTAG
- the LOC130814566 gene encoding probable sugar phosphate/phosphate translocator At2g25520, which produces MSSGSLSDGVIKKIVLSYTYVAIWIFLSFTVIVYNKYILDRKMYNWPYPISLTMIHMSFCSSLAFFLVKVLKLVESVSMSREVYLSSVVPIGALYAFSLWLSNSAYIYLSVSFIQMLKALMPVAVYSIGVLLKKENFKGVIMGNMLAISFGVAIAAYGEAKFDAWGVFLQLGAVAFEATRLVLIQILLTSKGINFNPITSLYYVAPCCLAFLSIPWILVEYPILRDSSSFHLDWFIFGTNSFCAFALNLAVFLLVGKTSALTMNVAGVVKDWLLIAFSWSVIKDTVTPINLFGYGLAFLGVAYYNHCKLQALKAKDAQKKVTQADDEQGRLLEERDGDGRRNDNQS; this is translated from the coding sequence ATGTCTAGTGGATCTTTGAGCGATGGTGTGATAAAAAAGATAGTTTTATCGTATACTTATGTAGCAATTTGGATCTTTTTGAGTTTTACTGTGATTGTTTACAATAAATACATTTTAGATCGGAAGATGTATAATTGGCCTTACCCAATTTCCCTAACCATGATTCACATGTCTTTTTGTTCATCTTTAGCCTTTTTTCTTGTCAAAGTTTTGAAATTGGTTGAATCAGTTTCAATGTCAAGAGAAGTTTATCTTTCTAGTGTTGTACCAATTGGTGCACTTTATGCCTTTTCTCTTTGGCTTTCTAATTCAGCTTATATCTATCTTTCTGTGTCTTTCATTCAAATGTTGAAAGCTTTGATGCCTGTTGCTGTTTATTCAATTGGGGTTTTGTTAAAGAAAGAGAATTTCAAAGGGGTAATAATGGGGAATATGCTGGCAATTTCTTTTGGTGTTGCAATTGCTGCTTATGGTGAAGCCAAGTTTGATGCTTGGGGTGTTTTTCTTCAATTGGGTGCTGTTGCTTTTGAAGCTACTAGATTGGTTTTGATCCAGATCTTATTGACATCAAAGGGTATAAATTTTAATCCAATTACATCACTTTATTATGTTGCACCTTGTTGTTTAGCTTTTCTTTCGATCCCATGGATCTTAGTTGAATACCCCATTTTAAGAGATTCATCAAGTTTTCATCTTGATTGGTTTATTTTTGGGACAAATTCATTTTGTGCTTTTGCTTTGAATCTTGCTGTTTTCTTGCTTGTGGGAAAGACTTCTGCTTTGACAATGAATGTTGCTGGGGTTGTTAAAGATTGGCTTTTGATTGCATTCTCTTGGTCTGTGATTAAGGATACTGTTACACCCATCAATTTGTTTGGTTATGGTTTAGCATTTTTGGGTGTTGCATACTACAATCATTGCAAGTTGCAGGCTCTTAAAGCTAAGGATGCTCAAAAGAAGGTTACTCAGGCTGATGATGAACAAGGTAGGTTGCTTGAGGAAAGAGATGGTGATGGAAGGAGGAATGATAACCAGTCTTGA